One Mycobacterium sp. Aquia_216 DNA segment encodes these proteins:
- a CDS encoding DUF4226 domain-containing protein has translation MSIEQVAADAVAVVQRARTLFGSSPQPPAPTEPSLESGAQIVQSAGARASVMTGDLVDEHRGFVNDATTRLTSNGHNDTALHQNLSSAALLNQTGAGQLDTITNQTRALAQAAPAARSPAAQRTLLQGLRSQVSAANTVLNTTQQQSSTLAGQIRALDYHSGGQAQGAGFGQDPLPDSPAPGEQPPHGKDPRYWIDLSKIIAVGPGEKAPYGTKQIGPGLWYPEDTSMSGPPPAKFPLDNSALTRLGPHELGPYGTKELAPGIFAPDPSYGGQAAWPPPKQPIDVRDVIHLPAGEKAPYGYVEYLPGWFAPSVPGPH, from the coding sequence GTGTCGATTGAGCAGGTAGCCGCAGACGCGGTGGCGGTGGTGCAGCGGGCCCGGACGCTGTTCGGGTCCAGCCCCCAACCGCCTGCCCCGACGGAGCCCTCGCTGGAGTCCGGCGCGCAAATCGTGCAAAGCGCCGGCGCCCGCGCATCGGTGATGACCGGAGACCTCGTCGACGAGCACCGCGGATTTGTCAACGACGCCACCACACGGCTCACCAGCAACGGACACAACGACACCGCCCTGCACCAAAACCTCAGCAGCGCAGCACTACTCAACCAGACCGGCGCCGGCCAACTCGACACGATCACCAACCAAACCCGTGCCCTGGCCCAAGCCGCACCCGCGGCCCGCTCCCCCGCCGCGCAACGCACCCTGCTCCAAGGCCTGCGCAGCCAGGTCTCGGCCGCCAACACCGTGCTCAACACCACCCAGCAGCAATCGAGCACCCTGGCCGGACAAATCCGCGCCCTCGACTACCACAGCGGCGGCCAGGCGCAAGGCGCCGGCTTCGGGCAGGACCCGCTGCCGGACTCCCCGGCGCCCGGGGAACAGCCACCACACGGCAAAGATCCCCGCTACTGGATCGACCTGTCGAAAATCATCGCGGTTGGTCCGGGAGAAAAGGCCCCGTATGGCACCAAGCAGATTGGTCCTGGCCTGTGGTATCCCGAGGACACGTCGATGTCGGGGCCACCGCCGGCGAAGTTTCCACTGGATAACTCCGCGCTTACCCGACTGGGACCGCACGAACTCGGGCCGTACGGCACCAAGGAGTTGGCGCCAGGGATCTTCGCCCCCGACCCGTCCTACGGAGGGCAAGCCGCGTGGCCGCCACCGAAACAGCCGATCGACGTCCGGGACGTGATCCACCTCCCCGCCGGCGAAAAGGCCCCCTACGGCTACGTCGAGTATTTGCCTGGCTGGTTTGCGCCCTCAGTCCCCGGTCCCCACTGA